Proteins from one Thalassophryne amazonica chromosome 20, fThaAma1.1, whole genome shotgun sequence genomic window:
- the LOC117501574 gene encoding 1-acylglycerol-3-phosphate O-acyltransferase ABHD5-like produces the protein MRRMAEEQPTKEQSCWMLSWLPSWCPTSPSQLKNAEEKMLKTVKQPFSRQHVRISHSSYLWTIAFSHQWQPRSISLPHLQTGARFPLVLLHGFGGGVALWTQNLDSLSSSGPVYALDLLGFGRSSRPQFSTDPEEAEDQFLDALEKWREKVGLEEMVLLGHNLGGYLAAAYTLKYPHRVKRLILVEPWGFPARPENPNHSSIPVWIRAMAAFVSPFNPLAGLRLAGPLGPMLVQTIRSDFKQKYSSMFDDHTVSDYIYHLNAQTPSGETAFKNMTVPYGWAKRPMLERIGHIQADIPISFIYGSRSSIDSDSGYAFKKTRPDVEITVIRGAGHYVFADQPDDFNQTVHQILVRTERKDGGERLKH, from the exons ATGCGACGGATGGCGGAAGAACAACCGACTAAAGAACAAAG CTGCTGGATGTTAAGTTGGCTCCCCTCTTGGTGCCCCACTTCTCCTTCTCAGCTGAAAAATGCAGAAGAAAAGATGCTCAAGA CTGTGAAGCAGCCATTCTCCCGGCAGCACGTCCGAATATCACACAGCAGTTATCTGTGGACCATAGCCTTTTCCCATCAGTGGCAACCACGCTCCATCTCACTCCCCCACCTCCAGACAGGGGCCAGGTTTCCTCTGGTTCTGCTGCACGGTTTTGGAGGTGGGGTTGCGCTCTGGACTCAGAATCTGGACTCTCTCTCCAGCAGCGGGCCAGTCTACGCGCTAGACCTACTGGGATTCGGCCGGAGCAGCCGTCCACAGTTCAGCACTGACCCGGAGGAAGCTGAGGATCAGTTCCTGGATGCTCTGGAGAAATGGAGGGAGAAGGTGGGACTGGAGGAAATGGTGCTGCTGGGACATAATCTGGGCGGATATCTGGCTGCTGCCTACACCCTAAAATACCCTCACAG ggTAAAACGTCTGATTCTGGTGGAGCCGTGGGGGTTCCCAGCACGTCCAGAGAACCCCAACCATAGCTCCATCCCAGTGTGGATCAGAGCTATGGCGGCCTTCGTGAGCCCCTTTAACCCCCTGGCTGGACTCAGACTGGCTGGTCCTCTAG GCCCAATGCTGGTTCAGACAATCAGGTCAGATTTCAAACAGAAATACTCTTCTATGTTTGACGACCACACCGTGTCCGACTACATCTACCATCTGAACGCTCAGACTCCAAG TGGAGAAACAGCCTTTAAGAACATGACTGTTCCCTACGGGTGGGCTAAGAGGCCTATGTTGGAGAGGATTGGTCACATCCAAGCTGACATTCCCATTTCCTTCATCTATGGCTCCCGCTCCAGCATTGACAGTGACTCTGGATATGCGTTCAAGAAAACCAGGCCTGACGTGGAGATCACA gtGATCAGGGGAGcgggtcattatgtttttgccGACCAGCCAGATGACTTCAACCAGACCGTCCATCAGATACTTGTCCGAACAGAGAGGAAAGACGGAGGTGAAAGGCTGAAGCACTGA